Proteins encoded within one genomic window of Amorphoplanes friuliensis DSM 7358:
- a CDS encoding alpha/beta fold hydrolase, translated as MRFRSRLLAAGLAGLLLSGSVVAPAVARERADATTSTAEARRVGSVRTPDLHWYACYGWAQCATAKVPLDYDHPYGTQTTVALLRVKAKDQKNRIGSLFVNPGGPGGSATTMALAAPFFLSASLLQRFDIVGMDPRGIGASDNVACFADTGKQTAALKGMNVAFPVTAKETKAYLNGARKLATGCSTTGRSLAGAMSTAEVARDMDVMRRAVGDKKLTYLGFSYGTALGQYYANMFPDRFRALAVDGVINPRSWVGSEASKNVIQDERLHSADGAYKALIRVLKLCDKAGETRCAFAAGDPVQRYATLAGRLKARPVTVDGFKITYAEFVGLTLDALYGVDAGADVTMLAAELWKLTSTPKAATASSVTGRAFPYDNSSDAYAAVMCTDGLHPGKAANWPAKAARADKRAPYFGRLWAWQSVQCARDIWKVRDEDAYTGPFTKRTRNTVLVVGSYWDPATNYYEAVSSAAKLPNSRLLSSDNFGHTAYGTSTCATRAMDHYLLYKALPARGTVCKGEQPFMHKLSDGTKEAAPGLDLATATKAEIVAEGLPAEGEPQLLPPVGRF; from the coding sequence ATGCGGTTCCGCTCCCGCCTGCTCGCCGCCGGTCTGGCCGGTCTCCTCCTGTCCGGGAGTGTCGTAGCTCCGGCGGTCGCCCGCGAACGAGCGGATGCGACCACCAGCACCGCCGAGGCCCGGCGGGTCGGCAGCGTGCGTACGCCCGACCTGCACTGGTACGCCTGCTACGGCTGGGCCCAGTGCGCGACGGCGAAGGTGCCGCTCGACTACGACCACCCGTACGGCACGCAGACGACGGTCGCGCTGCTGCGGGTGAAGGCGAAGGACCAGAAGAACCGGATCGGGAGCCTGTTCGTGAACCCCGGTGGCCCGGGCGGCTCCGCGACCACGATGGCCCTGGCGGCGCCGTTCTTCCTGAGCGCCTCGCTGCTGCAGCGTTTCGACATCGTCGGCATGGACCCGCGCGGCATCGGCGCCAGTGACAACGTCGCCTGTTTCGCCGACACGGGCAAGCAGACCGCTGCTCTCAAGGGCATGAACGTCGCCTTCCCGGTCACCGCGAAGGAGACCAAGGCGTACCTGAACGGTGCGAGGAAGCTCGCCACGGGCTGCTCGACCACCGGGCGCAGTCTGGCCGGCGCGATGAGCACGGCCGAGGTCGCCCGCGACATGGACGTGATGCGCCGTGCCGTCGGTGACAAGAAGCTGACCTACCTCGGCTTCAGCTACGGCACCGCCCTCGGCCAGTACTACGCGAACATGTTCCCGGACCGGTTCCGTGCCCTGGCCGTCGACGGTGTCATCAACCCCCGCTCGTGGGTCGGTTCCGAGGCGTCGAAGAACGTCATCCAGGACGAGCGGCTGCACTCGGCGGACGGGGCGTACAAGGCGCTGATCCGGGTGCTGAAGCTCTGCGACAAGGCCGGGGAGACCCGGTGCGCGTTCGCGGCCGGAGACCCGGTGCAGCGGTACGCCACCCTCGCGGGCCGGCTCAAGGCGAGACCGGTCACCGTCGACGGTTTCAAGATCACGTACGCGGAGTTCGTCGGCCTGACCCTCGACGCGCTCTACGGCGTGGACGCGGGCGCCGACGTCACCATGCTGGCCGCCGAGCTGTGGAAGCTCACGTCGACCCCGAAGGCCGCCACCGCGAGCAGTGTCACCGGGCGCGCGTTCCCGTACGACAACTCGTCCGACGCGTACGCCGCGGTCATGTGCACCGACGGCCTGCACCCCGGCAAGGCCGCCAACTGGCCCGCGAAGGCTGCGCGCGCCGACAAGCGGGCACCGTACTTCGGGCGGCTGTGGGCCTGGCAGAGCGTGCAGTGCGCCCGCGACATCTGGAAGGTCCGCGACGAGGACGCCTACACCGGGCCGTTCACCAAGCGCACCAGGAACACCGTGCTGGTCGTCGGCAGCTACTGGGACCCGGCCACGAACTACTACGAGGCCGTCTCGTCGGCGGCGAAGCTGCCCAACAGCCGCCTGCTGAGCAGCGACAACTTCGGCCACACCGCGTACGGGACGTCGACGTGCGCGACCCGCGCGATGGACCACTACCTGCTCTACAAGGCGCTCCCGGCCCGCGGCACCGTGTGCAAGGGCGAGCAGCCCTTCATGCACAAGCTCTCGGACGGCACCAAGGAGGCGGCACCGGGTCTGGACCTGGCGACGGCCACCAAGGCGGAGATCGTCGCCGAGGGCCTGCCCGCCGAGGGTGAGCCCCAGCTCCTCCCGCCCGTCGGCCGCTTCTAG
- a CDS encoding RICIN domain-containing protein, which yields MPDDDNDPLLVRPYLGGASAETWPEAAPPAEPGPPPADVTAPIAPVSHAAPAPALWRRPMLVLAVVIALIVAGGTGLIVAWWPEPAPPRALPADVPLPPLPSSAPAVTPGTAPAGPVPVTTAPRTRAPSSPAPTSTSPSTASPSSAPSRTTSPGATTTPARTAPPAALVPPNTSKVGTIRGDGGLCLDLNGGVPFDGNHVQVYDCNSSVAQIWTLATDGTLRVLNMCAFAAGDSTVHIVGCDGRTPAQWRSRDGSLVNVATGGCLTDPSTGTRSGTGVRVAACTGGRDQGWNLP from the coding sequence GTGCCGGACGACGACAACGATCCGCTGCTGGTGCGCCCGTACCTGGGTGGGGCCTCGGCGGAGACCTGGCCCGAGGCGGCCCCGCCCGCGGAACCCGGACCGCCGCCGGCCGACGTCACGGCACCGATCGCCCCCGTCAGCCACGCGGCCCCCGCGCCCGCGCTGTGGCGGCGCCCGATGCTGGTGCTGGCCGTCGTGATCGCGCTGATCGTGGCCGGCGGCACCGGCCTGATCGTCGCCTGGTGGCCGGAGCCCGCTCCCCCGCGCGCCCTGCCCGCCGACGTGCCCCTGCCGCCGTTGCCGTCCTCCGCGCCGGCAGTGACACCCGGCACCGCCCCGGCCGGTCCCGTGCCCGTCACCACGGCGCCGCGCACCCGGGCCCCGAGCAGCCCGGCTCCGACCTCGACAAGCCCGAGTACGGCGTCGCCGTCGTCGGCGCCGTCCAGGACGACAAGTCCGGGCGCCACCACCACCCCCGCCCGGACCGCACCGCCGGCGGCCCTGGTGCCGCCGAACACCTCCAAGGTCGGCACCATCCGCGGCGACGGGGGCCTGTGCCTCGACCTCAACGGCGGTGTCCCGTTCGACGGCAACCACGTCCAGGTCTACGACTGCAACAGCAGCGTCGCGCAGATCTGGACGCTCGCCACGGACGGCACGCTGCGCGTCCTGAACATGTGCGCCTTCGCGGCCGGGGACTCCACCGTCCACATCGTGGGGTGCGACGGCCGGACACCCGCCCAGTGGCGCAGCAGGGACGGCTCGCTGGTCAACGTCGCCACGGGCGGCTGTCTGACCGATCCGTCCACCGGCACCCGCTCGGGCACCGGGGTCCGCGTCGCCGCCTGCACCGGCGGTCGCGACCAGGGCTGGAATCTTCCCTGA
- a CDS encoding DUF4383 domain-containing protein has translation MVSRASAGVTPARSLVQTTALVVAGVFLLVGVLGFIPGITTDYSSMSFAGHHSEAKLLGVFQVSILHNIVHLLFGLAGFALARTVSGARSYLIGGGAIYLVLWLYGLVVGQDSAANFVPLNAADDWLHLFLGIGMIALGFLTTPKRVTR, from the coding sequence ATGGTCAGCAGAGCATCGGCGGGTGTCACTCCGGCGCGTTCCCTCGTGCAGACGACCGCCCTCGTGGTCGCGGGAGTGTTCCTCCTCGTCGGGGTGCTCGGGTTCATCCCCGGCATCACGACGGACTACAGCAGCATGAGCTTCGCCGGGCACCACTCCGAGGCGAAACTCCTGGGCGTCTTCCAGGTGTCGATCCTGCACAACATCGTCCACCTGCTCTTCGGCCTGGCAGGCTTCGCCCTGGCCCGCACAGTCTCCGGCGCCCGGTCGTACCTGATCGGCGGCGGTGCCATCTACCTGGTCCTGTGGCTGTACGGCCTGGTCGTCGGTCAGGACAGCGCCGCCAACTTCGTCCCGCTGAACGCGGCGGACGACTGGCTGCACCTGTTCCTGGGCATCGGCATGATCGCGCTCGGTTTCCTGACCACCCCCAAGCGCGTCACGCGGTAG
- a CDS encoding manganese catalase family protein, with protein sequence MFKHVDYLQFQAKPEKPDALLARKMQELVGGQFGEMTVMMQYLWQGWSCRVPGKYKDMIMDIATEEIGHVEMLTTMLARLLEGAPGEATEKAAAANPLLAAVLGGMSPQHAIVSGGSALPRDSEGTPWNTGYIAASGNLLTDFRSNVAAEAQSRLMTSRVYNMTDDRGVKDMLQFNLARDTYHQQQWLLGIEQLIEDGFVEHGIENSNGEDEKDFANHTFYSFDPESKAGEGRWARGPALIGKEEIEYVPDAVPLTDDKPLGPAPDPKLYVTYAGDMGKGKPGTGAGAHAQGVANVVNKIKGALD encoded by the coding sequence ATGTTCAAGCACGTCGATTACCTGCAGTTCCAGGCGAAGCCGGAGAAGCCGGACGCCCTGCTGGCCCGCAAGATGCAGGAACTCGTGGGTGGCCAGTTCGGTGAGATGACCGTGATGATGCAGTACCTGTGGCAGGGCTGGTCGTGCCGTGTGCCCGGCAAGTACAAGGACATGATCATGGACATCGCGACCGAGGAGATCGGTCACGTCGAGATGCTCACCACGATGCTCGCCCGCCTCCTCGAAGGTGCCCCCGGCGAGGCGACCGAGAAGGCCGCGGCCGCCAACCCATTGCTCGCGGCCGTCCTCGGCGGCATGAGCCCGCAGCACGCCATCGTCAGCGGCGGCAGCGCCCTGCCCCGTGACTCGGAGGGCACGCCGTGGAACACCGGCTACATCGCCGCCAGCGGCAACCTGCTGACCGACTTCCGCTCCAACGTGGCGGCCGAGGCGCAGAGCCGGCTGATGACAAGCCGGGTCTACAACATGACCGACGACCGTGGTGTCAAGGACATGCTGCAGTTCAACCTGGCCCGCGACACCTACCACCAGCAGCAGTGGCTGCTGGGCATCGAGCAGCTCATCGAGGACGGGTTCGTCGAGCACGGCATCGAGAACTCCAACGGCGAGGACGAGAAGGACTTCGCCAACCACACGTTCTACAGCTTCGACCCGGAGAGCAAGGCCGGTGAGGGCCGCTGGGCGCGGGGCCCGGCCCTGATCGGCAAGGAAGAGATCGAGTACGTCCCGGACGCCGTGCCGCTCACCGACGACAAGCCGCTCGGACCCGCCCCGGACCCCAAGCTGTACGTCACGTACGCCGGCGACATGGGCAAGGGCAAGCCGGGCACCGGCGCCGGCGCCCACGCCCAGGGCGTGGCGAACGTGGTCAACAAGATCAAGGGTGCCCTCGACTGA
- a CDS encoding DUF2243 domain-containing protein, with protein sequence MTNPLRAPGLLLGVGLGGFVDGILLHQILQWHHLLTSTDSDRIGVPFYPADTVHGLRMNTLWDGLFHVVTWLFVLAGIGLLYSRLGRDRRPPWTSRALWGWALAGWGVFNLVEGLIDHQILGIHHVRTGPHQLWWDLGFLLLGVVLMVAGWAVQRTAAAR encoded by the coding sequence ATGACGAACCCTCTGCGCGCTCCCGGCCTGCTGCTCGGCGTGGGACTGGGCGGCTTTGTCGACGGCATCCTGCTGCACCAGATCCTGCAGTGGCACCACCTGTTGACCAGCACCGACTCCGACCGCATCGGCGTCCCGTTCTACCCTGCGGACACTGTGCACGGTCTACGGATGAACACCCTGTGGGACGGGCTGTTCCACGTGGTCACCTGGCTCTTCGTGCTCGCCGGCATCGGGCTGCTCTACTCGCGCCTCGGCCGGGACCGGCGCCCGCCCTGGACGTCGCGGGCGTTGTGGGGCTGGGCCCTGGCCGGGTGGGGCGTGTTCAACCTGGTAGAAGGTCTGATCGACCACCAGATCCTCGGCATCCACCACGTCCGGACCGGTCCGCACCAGCTGTGGTGGGATCTCGGCTTCCTGCTCCTCGGCGTTGTTCTGATGGTCGCCGGCTGGGCCGTCCAGCGCACCGCCGCGGCCCGGTGA
- a CDS encoding cytochrome c oxidase assembly protein gives MTGHAAGSGAALLPVVAAVLYEWSSLRVPRWPPWRAAAFMLGCATLVLGLALPVHDFTGHAAQHLLVAMVAPIGLVLGAPVTLLLNALPLPAARRLSGLLRSRPVRLVSHPLCALTLTAGGLALLYLTPLYAHSLADPALHDATTVHFVLSGFLFAWVVAGSDPAPHRPSVPARLILLGVAIAVHAGLSQLLYAGALVHVPATEADRQAGATLMYYGGDLAELALALLVVQSRATTRKVSSFGSAASGRIIPAASPARR, from the coding sequence GTGACCGGGCACGCCGCCGGCAGCGGGGCGGCGCTGCTGCCGGTCGTCGCCGCGGTTCTCTACGAGTGGTCGAGCCTGCGTGTGCCCCGGTGGCCGCCGTGGCGTGCGGCGGCCTTCATGCTGGGGTGCGCCACGCTGGTCCTCGGCCTGGCGCTGCCGGTCCACGATTTCACCGGCCACGCCGCCCAGCATCTGCTCGTCGCCATGGTCGCCCCGATCGGGCTGGTCCTGGGCGCCCCGGTCACCCTGCTGCTCAACGCCCTGCCGCTCCCGGCGGCGCGCCGCCTGTCCGGCCTCCTGCGGAGCCGGCCGGTCCGCCTCGTCAGTCACCCGCTCTGCGCCCTGACACTCACGGCCGGCGGCCTCGCCCTCCTCTACCTGACCCCCCTGTACGCCCACAGCCTCGCCGATCCCGCCCTGCACGACGCGACGACCGTCCACTTCGTCCTGTCGGGGTTCCTCTTCGCGTGGGTGGTCGCCGGCAGTGACCCGGCCCCGCACCGGCCCTCCGTGCCCGCCCGCCTGATCCTGCTGGGCGTGGCGATCGCCGTGCACGCCGGCCTCTCCCAGCTGCTGTACGCGGGCGCACTCGTCCACGTACCGGCCACGGAGGCGGACCGGCAGGCCGGGGCGACGCTGATGTACTACGGCGGTGACCTCGCCGAGCTGGCTCTCGCCCTCCTGGTGGTTCAGTCCCGGGCGACGACCCGGAAGGTCTCGAGCTTCGGGTCCGCCGCGTCCGGCAGGATCATCCCCGCGGCGAGTCCGGCGCGCAGGTAG